The following coding sequences lie in one Deltaproteobacteria bacterium genomic window:
- a CDS encoding monothiol glutaredoxin, Grx4 family, which yields MKGTRAAPQCGFSAQVVEILDQYLPEYTTVNVLADAAMRDGVKEYAQWPTIPQLFVDGEFVGGCDIVRELDGNGELVKTLGELVTPPSPPAITISDAAAKVFAQAVRELAEGERLRLVVDGRFQHELTITGPGPGDLEVTANGVTLRVDVGSARRADGVRIDYVEQPSPGFKIDNPNAPPTVRHVSPAEAKALLDADGRARLLDVRTPGEHERARIPGGVLLTPELMRELLELPRDTPLVFHCHHGQRSHQAALHFLERGFTVVHNVAGGIDAWSVELDPSIPRY from the coding sequence ATGAAGGGCACGCGTGCGGCGCCCCAGTGTGGCTTCTCGGCGCAGGTGGTCGAGATCCTCGACCAGTACCTGCCCGAGTACACCACCGTGAACGTCCTCGCCGACGCCGCGATGCGCGACGGTGTGAAGGAGTACGCGCAGTGGCCCACGATCCCGCAGCTGTTCGTCGACGGCGAATTCGTCGGGGGCTGCGACATCGTGCGGGAGCTCGACGGCAACGGCGAGCTGGTCAAGACCCTCGGTGAGCTGGTCACGCCGCCTTCGCCCCCCGCGATCACGATCAGCGACGCCGCTGCCAAGGTCTTCGCGCAGGCCGTGCGCGAGCTCGCCGAGGGCGAGCGCCTGCGGCTCGTCGTCGACGGACGCTTCCAGCACGAACTCACGATCACGGGGCCGGGTCCCGGCGATCTCGAGGTCACTGCCAACGGCGTTACGCTGCGGGTCGACGTCGGCAGCGCGCGACGTGCCGACGGCGTGCGCATCGACTACGTCGAGCAGCCGAGCCCCGGCTTCAAGATCGACAACCCCAATGCACCGCCGACCGTGCGCCACGTCAGCCCCGCCGAGGCCAAGGCGTTGCTCGACGCGGACGGGCGGGCGCGCCTGCTCGACGTGCGCACGCCCGGCGAGCACGAGCGGGCGCGCATCCCCGGCGGCGTGTTGCTGACGCCCGAGCTCATGCGCGAGCTGCTCGAGCTGCCGCGCGACACCCCGCTGGTGTTCCATTGCCACCACGGTCAGCGCTCGCACCAGGCCGCGCTGCACTTCCTCGAGCGCGGCTTCACGGTGGTCCACAACGTCGCCGGTGGCATCGACGCGTGGTCGGTCGAGCTCGACCCGTCGATCCCACGGTACTAG
- a CDS encoding LysR family transcriptional regulator encodes MLMLEHLRHFLLVVEQGTFTAAARHAHVSQPALTASIRRLEAELEARLFDRGRTGAQLTQAGVALLPHARAAVVAVAEARQAVAALERLEAGEVRIGGGQTACTYLLPPVLSGFRRRHPKVALRLREMPEELAIDAFEAGELDLVIASSARGERFRDESIVLVAAPGADPRALPFIAFAPGSAVRAVMDRHFAGVEIGMELSSISTVKGSVRAGLGIALVSRTAVATDLELGRLVEVRDPRTPIDRPLRLLHRGLDRLSPAARALRLLLLADAPRRSPRRRNA; translated from the coding sequence ATGCTTATGCTCGAGCACCTGCGTCACTTCCTGCTGGTGGTCGAGCAGGGCACCTTCACGGCGGCGGCCCGCCACGCCCACGTGTCGCAGCCGGCACTGACCGCCTCGATCCGCCGGCTCGAGGCCGAGCTCGAGGCGCGGTTGTTCGATCGCGGTCGCACCGGTGCACAGCTGACGCAGGCCGGGGTCGCGCTGCTGCCCCACGCGCGCGCGGCGGTGGTCGCGGTCGCCGAGGCTCGCCAGGCGGTCGCGGCGCTCGAGCGACTCGAGGCGGGTGAGGTCCGCATCGGTGGCGGCCAGACCGCGTGCACGTACCTGCTGCCGCCGGTGCTCTCGGGGTTCCGCCGCCGACACCCCAAGGTTGCGCTGCGCCTGCGCGAGATGCCGGAGGAGCTCGCGATCGACGCCTTCGAGGCCGGCGAGCTCGACCTCGTCATCGCCAGCAGCGCCCGCGGCGAGAGGTTTCGCGACGAGTCGATCGTGCTGGTCGCTGCGCCGGGTGCCGACCCACGCGCGCTGCCCTTCATCGCGTTCGCGCCTGGCAGTGCGGTGCGAGCGGTGATGGACCGCCACTTCGCCGGCGTCGAGATCGGCATGGAGCTGTCGAGCATCTCGACGGTGAAGGGCAGCGTCCGCGCTGGCCTCGGCATCGCGTTGGTCAGCCGCACTGCGGTCGCGACCGATCTGGAGCTCGGTCGCCTGGTCGAGGTGCGAGATCCTCGGACGCCGATCGACCGGCCGCTGCGGCTGCTCCATCGCGGGCTCGATCGGCTCTCACCCGCCGCCCGTGCGCTGCGCCTGCTGCTGCTCGCCGACGCGCCGCGCCGGAGCCCACGGCGACGCAACGCCTGA
- a CDS encoding radical SAM protein encodes MESPRTVRDEERDTPRPIYCVWEITLRCDHACEHCGSRAGPVRDDELSTAELLEVADALVRLGTREVTLIGGEAYLRADVYTLVEHLARQGLRVTMQTGGRGLTAERARRLADAGLEAIGVSIDGTAASHDLLRASAGSHAAAMRAIEHGQAAGLVVTANTQINRLNMGELPALAELLEAAGVLVWRAQLTAAMGRAGDHPEWIVQPWMVVEIIDTLAAIQTAAFARATARGVPADRSFHVAIGNNLGYYGPHEQLLRSRPGRGNRYFGGCQAGQFVMGIESDGTVKGCPSLPTAPYVGGNVRTLSLADIWRDGEGMKFTRDRTREELWGFCSECYYADVCRAGCSFTTHSALGRRGNNPFCYYRVRTLERRGIRELLVHAERPPGDPYDFGRFELCEQPWEQALPEPASPRRTLPLAT; translated from the coding sequence GTGGAGAGCCCGCGCACCGTTCGAGACGAGGAGCGCGACACCCCGCGACCCATCTACTGCGTCTGGGAGATCACGCTGCGCTGCGACCACGCGTGCGAGCACTGTGGCTCACGGGCTGGCCCGGTCCGCGACGACGAGCTCTCGACCGCGGAGCTGCTCGAGGTCGCCGACGCGCTCGTGCGGCTGGGCACCCGCGAGGTCACGCTGATCGGCGGCGAGGCCTATCTGCGGGCCGACGTCTACACGCTGGTCGAGCACCTCGCACGGCAGGGCCTGCGCGTGACCATGCAGACCGGCGGTCGCGGGCTCACGGCCGAGCGTGCGCGACGACTGGCCGATGCGGGTCTCGAGGCGATCGGCGTGTCGATCGACGGCACCGCGGCGAGCCACGACCTCCTGCGCGCGAGCGCGGGCAGCCACGCCGCCGCGATGCGGGCCATCGAGCACGGCCAGGCCGCCGGCCTCGTCGTCACTGCCAACACGCAGATCAACCGCCTCAACATGGGCGAGCTGCCGGCGCTGGCGGAGCTGCTCGAGGCCGCGGGTGTGCTGGTCTGGCGCGCGCAGCTGACCGCGGCGATGGGCCGTGCCGGCGACCACCCCGAGTGGATCGTGCAGCCGTGGATGGTGGTCGAGATCATCGACACGCTGGCCGCGATCCAGACCGCCGCGTTCGCGCGGGCGACCGCGCGCGGGGTCCCGGCCGATCGCTCGTTCCACGTCGCGATCGGCAACAACCTCGGCTACTACGGCCCGCACGAGCAGCTGCTGCGCTCGCGACCCGGTCGCGGCAATCGCTACTTCGGCGGCTGTCAGGCGGGGCAGTTCGTGATGGGCATCGAATCCGACGGCACCGTGAAAGGGTGCCCGTCGCTGCCGACCGCGCCCTACGTGGGCGGCAACGTTCGCACGCTGTCGCTGGCCGACATCTGGCGCGACGGCGAGGGGATGAAGTTCACCCGCGATCGCACTCGCGAGGAGCTGTGGGGCTTCTGCAGCGAGTGTTACTACGCCGACGTGTGTCGCGCGGGTTGCTCGTTCACGACCCACAGCGCGCTCGGTCGTCGCGGCAACAACCCGTTCTGCTACTACCGCGTGCGCACGCTCGAGCGTCGGGGCATCCGCGAGCTGCTCGTGCACGCCGAGCGTCCGCCGGGCGACCCGTACGACTTCGGTCGCTTCGAGCTGTGCGAGCAGCCGTGGGAGCAGGCGTTGCCCGAGCCGGCGTCGCCGCGCCGCACGTTGCCGCTCGCCACTTGA
- a CDS encoding DEAD/DEAH box helicase, which yields MESLLAAIRKACSASTWSRGVELARSDAVMLQERGKSELEFRVATKGGMVAPIVTLFPDDDEWSCECNFPEDACPHVAAAAIAWQQDQAGGKPLTQADAPKAPGRIAYRFETRGESLALRRVIVHEGGEWAFDGTLAMVAQGKLRGPKFVAAPADLRFEKHVGTFMAQVLPKAGLARLFETLSDATDVTLDGTAVRLGPPSSGLRVLVRGEGDRVFAQLERDPEVTMVFKNGAIRRGDRLHPVGGHGLPEGEFNELRRGKWFDAEGMATLAGDLVPRWKRTLPIENVSESVPQARALKPRIAISTARDGDALSLLGTVVYGDPAVARVDGDRLTSLREGDVPLRNLRLEKILVERMREELGLEPGVRRSLSPGEAVAWNQRFLGGEGYAVEGRAHHDFVLRGEVVPRLGEGPREGELAFELELDDGDAGGSGGGPRGRAEPGAVVAAWRRGEELVPLVDGGFARLPLEFLARHGERVAALLRAREAARDDALPTWATADLAALCEALERPAPPQWQHLRGLFEGFEGLGEPVLPADVTASLRDYQRRGVAWLSFLQDAKMGGLLADDMGLGKTLQTLCAIRGRTLVVAPTSVLPNWAAEIARFRPALRVCSYHGPGRELGRDADVTLTSFALLRLDRELLTRQSWDTVVIDEAQAIKNPDSQVARAAFELQARVRFALTGTPVENRLEDLWSQFHFANPGLLGGRSEFLERYARPIGSGDASATAALRERIRPFVLRRLKREVARELPPRTDLVLHCELRDEERAVYDAVRAATREDIAARLGAGGEVMAMLEALLRLRQAACDSALVPGQRSDGPPSSKLERLLDTLATLREAGSKALVFSQWTSLLDRVEPLLAEQGVPYLRLDGSTSDRGAVVERFQADDGPPVLLISLRAGGTGLNLTAADHVFLLDPWWNPAVEDQAADRAHRIGQDKPVFVHRLVARNTVEEGILALQLRKRELAAAALEGGTPATAITRDELLALLD from the coding sequence ATGGAGTCGCTGCTCGCCGCGATCCGCAAGGCCTGCTCGGCCTCGACCTGGTCGCGCGGGGTCGAGCTGGCGCGCAGCGACGCGGTGATGCTGCAGGAGCGCGGCAAGTCCGAGCTCGAGTTCCGCGTCGCGACCAAGGGCGGCATGGTCGCGCCGATCGTCACGCTGTTCCCCGACGACGACGAGTGGAGCTGCGAGTGCAACTTCCCCGAGGACGCGTGCCCGCACGTGGCCGCCGCCGCGATCGCGTGGCAGCAGGACCAGGCCGGCGGCAAGCCGCTCACGCAGGCCGACGCACCCAAGGCGCCCGGCCGCATCGCGTATCGCTTCGAGACCCGCGGCGAGTCACTCGCGCTGCGCCGCGTGATCGTGCACGAGGGCGGCGAGTGGGCCTTCGACGGCACGCTCGCCATGGTCGCGCAAGGCAAGCTGCGTGGCCCGAAGTTCGTGGCCGCGCCGGCCGACCTGCGCTTCGAGAAACACGTCGGCACGTTCATGGCGCAGGTGCTGCCCAAGGCGGGGCTGGCGCGACTGTTCGAGACCCTGAGCGACGCGACCGACGTGACGCTCGATGGCACCGCGGTGCGCCTGGGGCCGCCGTCGTCGGGCTTGCGGGTGCTCGTGCGGGGCGAGGGTGACCGCGTGTTCGCGCAGCTCGAGCGCGACCCCGAGGTCACGATGGTGTTCAAGAACGGTGCGATCCGCCGCGGCGATCGCCTGCACCCGGTCGGCGGCCACGGCCTGCCCGAGGGCGAGTTCAACGAGCTGCGCCGCGGCAAGTGGTTCGACGCCGAGGGCATGGCCACGCTGGCCGGCGATCTCGTGCCGCGGTGGAAGCGGACGCTGCCGATCGAGAACGTGTCGGAGTCGGTGCCGCAGGCCCGCGCGCTCAAGCCCCGCATCGCGATCAGCACCGCCCGCGACGGCGACGCGCTGTCGCTGCTGGGCACGGTCGTGTACGGCGACCCCGCGGTCGCGCGCGTCGACGGCGATCGGCTGACGAGCCTGCGCGAGGGCGACGTGCCGCTGCGCAACCTCCGGCTCGAGAAGATCCTCGTCGAGCGCATGCGCGAGGAGCTGGGACTCGAACCCGGCGTGCGGCGCTCGCTGTCACCGGGCGAAGCGGTCGCGTGGAACCAGCGCTTCCTCGGCGGCGAGGGCTATGCCGTCGAGGGCCGCGCCCACCACGACTTCGTGCTGCGCGGCGAGGTGGTGCCGCGGCTCGGCGAAGGCCCGCGCGAGGGCGAGCTGGCGTTCGAGCTCGAGCTCGATGACGGCGATGCGGGTGGCAGCGGCGGCGGCCCCCGCGGCCGCGCCGAGCCGGGCGCGGTGGTGGCGGCGTGGCGACGTGGCGAGGAGCTGGTGCCGCTGGTCGACGGCGGCTTCGCTCGACTGCCGCTCGAGTTCCTCGCGCGTCATGGCGAGCGCGTGGCCGCGCTGCTGCGCGCCCGCGAGGCCGCACGCGATGATGCACTGCCGACCTGGGCAACCGCCGATCTCGCGGCGCTCTGCGAGGCGCTCGAGCGCCCGGCACCGCCGCAGTGGCAGCACCTGCGGGGCTTGTTCGAGGGCTTCGAGGGGCTCGGCGAGCCGGTCCTGCCCGCCGATGTCACGGCGTCGCTGCGCGACTACCAGCGCCGCGGCGTCGCGTGGTTGTCCTTCCTGCAGGACGCAAAGATGGGCGGCCTGCTCGCCGACGACATGGGTCTCGGCAAGACGCTGCAGACGCTGTGCGCGATCCGAGGACGCACGCTGGTGGTCGCACCGACGAGCGTGCTGCCCAACTGGGCCGCCGAGATCGCCCGCTTCCGCCCTGCCCTGCGCGTGTGCAGCTACCACGGCCCCGGTCGCGAGCTCGGCCGCGACGCCGACGTCACGCTCACCAGCTTCGCGTTGTTGCGACTCGATCGCGAGCTGCTGACACGCCAGTCGTGGGACACCGTCGTCATCGACGAGGCCCAGGCCATCAAGAACCCCGACAGCCAGGTCGCGCGGGCCGCCTTCGAGCTGCAAGCGCGCGTGCGATTCGCCCTCACCGGCACGCCGGTCGAGAACCGGCTCGAGGATTTGTGGAGCCAGTTCCACTTTGCCAACCCCGGCCTGCTGGGCGGCCGCAGCGAGTTCCTCGAGCGCTACGCGCGGCCGATCGGCAGCGGCGACGCGTCGGCGACCGCGGCGCTGCGCGAGCGCATCCGTCCGTTCGTGCTGCGACGTCTGAAGCGAGAGGTCGCGCGCGAGCTGCCGCCGCGCACCGACCTCGTGCTGCACTGCGAGCTGCGCGACGAGGAGCGTGCGGTCTACGACGCCGTGCGGGCCGCGACGCGCGAGGACATCGCTGCGCGCCTGGGCGCCGGCGGCGAGGTGATGGCGATGCTCGAGGCGCTGCTGCGTCTGCGCCAGGCCGCGTGCGACAGCGCGTTGGTACCGGGCCAGCGCAGCGATGGCCCGCCGTCGTCGAAGCTCGAGCGCCTGCTCGATACGCTCGCGACCCTGCGCGAGGCCGGCAGCAAGGCGCTGGTGTTCTCGCAGTGGACCTCGCTGCTCGATCGCGTCGAGCCGCTGCTCGCCGAACAAGGGGTGCCGTACCTGCGCCTCGATGGCTCGACCAGCGATCGCGGCGCCGTGGTCGAGCGCTTCCAGGCCGACGACGGCCCGCCGGTCTTGCTCATCTCGCTGCGTGCCGGTGGCACCGGGCTCAACCTCACCGCGGCCGACCACGTGTTCTTGCTCGACCCGTGGTGGAACCCCGCCGTCGAGGATCAGGCGGCCGACCGTGCGCACCGCATCGGCCAGGACAAGCCGGTGTTCGTCCATCGCCTGGTCGCACGCAACACCGTCGAGGAGGGCATCTTGGCGCTGCAGCTGCGCAAGCGCGAGCTCGCCGCGGCGGCCCTCGAGGGCGGCACGCCGGCGACCGCGATCACCCGCGACGAGCTGCTCGCGCTGCTCGACTAG
- a CDS encoding TSUP family transporter — protein MILLVVLGLAAGMLSTIAGLGGGLFLLMVLGLLRGPHAALVLTTPALLVSNLHRAWLFRADLDRRLARVIVGGVIPGAFLGALALPEIPETVVAVLFTASTVFALLRASGRITLQPRGRAIALYAFVVGALAATSGGAGMLLAPLVLSVVGPGTRYLATIAVGAMAMHAARVMGYGAAGLLASEQTGDILALLVGLLAGNLIGRRLRGHASIDTQRRVEIGALVIANVCALASLFGR, from the coding sequence GTGATCCTCCTCGTCGTGCTCGGGCTCGCGGCTGGCATGCTCAGCACCATCGCCGGCCTCGGCGGCGGCCTGTTCCTGCTGATGGTGCTGGGGCTGCTGCGCGGGCCCCATGCCGCGCTGGTGCTCACGACCCCGGCGCTGCTGGTGTCGAACCTCCACCGCGCGTGGCTGTTCCGCGCCGATCTCGATCGTCGGCTCGCCCGCGTCATCGTCGGCGGCGTGATCCCGGGTGCGTTCCTCGGCGCACTCGCGCTGCCGGAGATTCCCGAGACCGTGGTGGCGGTGCTGTTCACCGCGTCCACCGTGTTCGCGCTGCTGCGCGCCAGCGGACGCATCACGCTGCAGCCGCGGGGCCGCGCCATCGCGCTCTACGCCTTCGTCGTCGGTGCGCTGGCGGCGACCTCGGGCGGTGCTGGCATGCTGCTGGCACCGCTGGTCTTGAGCGTGGTCGGGCCGGGTACGCGCTACCTCGCGACCATCGCCGTGGGTGCGATGGCGATGCATGCGGCGCGGGTGATGGGCTATGGCGCTGCGGGTCTCCTGGCGAGCGAGCAGACCGGCGACATCCTCGCGCTGCTGGTGGGGTTGCTGGCTGGCAACCTGATCGGCCGGCGCCTGCGCGGCCACGCGAGCATCGACACCCAACGCCGGGTCGAGATCGGCGCGCTGGTGATCGCGAACGTTTGCGCGCTGGCCAGCCTGTTCGGGCGGTGA
- a CDS encoding aspartyl protease family protein: MRRRLLPLLLLTSLAGCLRVPPETTEPTDQGAAAPTTAADVLARHIKAIGGAPKLESIKQRTVEARMIYRAEAGCEADDGSCFKTDQNGSFVLETTADGKLYRRTVLGDLIEERGYDGKAGWSLAGDGLLRIDTPEEATVSREDALLHWYFGVTERGIETTLLATRNEDATGKVMTLDGVQWRVAPDQPAKNLWFDRATGLLHEESIDEGEGENRRQQIITYDDYQAVDGVLVPFRIRVTNRFGQREQMVDFETQRVSHGPVEVAKFAIPKLETPKPAADPLLEALAKAHKEADAAPREVGPKVAVARLEFAAAHFEAAEAAAQACLALDPKEPEALFILARVQLLRGDLSGAARTLPKAAKFGVRPDAIARQQAWIHVRQREFAKLAKDLDTAGSATTAGRYRSFVGKPLNATMPAGCVGSAKLLASTPLAIADLEIGGKHTGAIVDSGSAEVFVAQSLAKELGLSVRAGDASPNSPEVGWSQLESMTVAGVAIANVPVTVLADDVISEMAGETKDKIRGVIGTRALSEFMVDLDIAGGKLELVAPGSKCKAAREAHRVGTAVPFYLHESHHIYVRAKMGPAEGLYLVNTGMRGADLAANQPAYAFAGVGAPALRSDEIPLVTVPSLDVGGVALSKLAGVYGFFEQTQSSDGFRIDGVIGLGAVGRKRVVIDYETQRLWITQ, translated from the coding sequence GTGCGCCGAAGACTGTTGCCGCTCCTGTTGCTGACCTCGCTGGCGGGCTGCCTGCGCGTGCCGCCCGAGACCACCGAGCCGACCGACCAAGGTGCGGCGGCGCCGACCACCGCGGCCGATGTGCTCGCACGGCACATCAAGGCCATCGGCGGCGCACCGAAGCTCGAGTCCATCAAGCAGCGCACGGTCGAGGCCCGCATGATCTACCGCGCCGAGGCCGGCTGCGAGGCCGACGACGGCTCGTGCTTCAAGACCGATCAGAACGGGTCGTTCGTGCTCGAGACCACCGCCGACGGCAAGCTCTACCGACGCACCGTGCTCGGTGATCTGATCGAGGAGCGCGGCTACGACGGCAAGGCCGGCTGGTCGCTCGCCGGCGACGGCCTGCTACGCATCGACACCCCCGAGGAGGCCACCGTCTCGCGCGAGGACGCGTTGCTGCACTGGTACTTCGGCGTCACCGAGCGCGGCATCGAGACGACCCTGCTCGCGACGCGCAACGAGGACGCGACCGGCAAGGTCATGACCCTCGATGGCGTGCAGTGGCGCGTCGCGCCCGATCAGCCGGCGAAGAACTTGTGGTTCGATCGCGCCACCGGCCTGCTGCACGAGGAGAGCATCGACGAGGGCGAGGGCGAGAACCGCCGCCAGCAGATCATCACCTACGACGACTATCAAGCCGTCGACGGTGTGTTGGTGCCGTTTCGCATCCGCGTCACCAATCGCTTCGGGCAGCGCGAGCAAATGGTCGACTTCGAGACCCAGCGCGTGAGCCACGGGCCGGTCGAGGTCGCCAAGTTCGCGATCCCGAAGCTCGAGACCCCGAAGCCCGCCGCCGATCCGCTGCTCGAGGCGCTGGCCAAGGCCCACAAAGAGGCCGATGCGGCGCCGCGCGAGGTCGGGCCCAAGGTCGCCGTCGCGCGGCTCGAGTTCGCGGCCGCCCACTTCGAGGCCGCCGAGGCCGCAGCGCAGGCCTGCCTCGCGCTCGACCCCAAGGAGCCCGAGGCACTGTTCATCCTCGCGCGCGTGCAGCTGTTGCGCGGCGATCTCTCGGGCGCCGCGCGGACGTTGCCCAAGGCCGCGAAGTTCGGCGTGCGACCCGACGCGATCGCGCGACAACAGGCGTGGATCCACGTGCGACAGCGCGAGTTCGCCAAGCTCGCGAAGGACCTCGACACCGCCGGCAGCGCGACCACGGCGGGGCGCTACCGTTCGTTCGTCGGCAAGCCGCTGAACGCGACCATGCCCGCGGGCTGTGTCGGCAGCGCCAAGCTGCTCGCATCGACGCCGCTGGCGATCGCGGACCTCGAGATCGGTGGCAAGCACACCGGCGCCATCGTCGACAGCGGCTCGGCCGAGGTCTTCGTCGCCCAGAGTCTCGCCAAGGAGCTCGGCCTGTCGGTGCGCGCCGGCGATGCCTCGCCGAACTCGCCCGAGGTCGGCTGGAGTCAGCTCGAGTCGATGACCGTCGCGGGCGTGGCGATCGCAAACGTGCCCGTGACCGTGCTCGCCGACGACGTGATCTCGGAGATGGCGGGCGAGACCAAGGACAAGATCCGCGGTGTCATCGGCACGCGCGCGCTGTCGGAGTTCATGGTCGATCTCGACATCGCGGGCGGCAAGCTCGAGCTGGTCGCTCCCGGCTCGAAGTGCAAGGCCGCCCGCGAAGCTCACCGGGTCGGCACCGCGGTGCCGTTCTACTTGCACGAGTCCCACCACATCTACGTGCGCGCCAAGATGGGCCCCGCCGAGGGCCTCTACCTGGTGAACACCGGCATGCGCGGCGCCGACCTGGCGGCGAATCAGCCGGCGTATGCGTTCGCCGGCGTCGGTGCCCCGGCGCTGCGCTCCGACGAGATCCCGCTGGTCACCGTGCCGTCGCTCGACGTCGGCGGCGTGGCGCTGAGCAAGCTGGCCGGCGTCTATGGCTTCTTCGAGCAGACCCAGAGCTCGGACGGCTTCCGCATCGACGGCGTCATCGGGCTCGGTGCAGTCGGCCGCAAGCGCGTCGTGATCGACTACGAGACCCAGCGCCTCTGGATCACACAGTGA
- a CDS encoding DUF2914 domain-containing protein encodes MRHGSNEPPHRPAADGKASFDAAWGDLLGQSETAEPGGETKTWDDRARAAAVPRVVSGDAVVARDVSEISGPRVAESSSTDLPTATLDDEGAEPDVAVAPEREDDRQMDAMMSGSWAMATRDVAVAMMPPAPAQRDLRESEAEMAALMGAELEARERAAAARAAADASEAAKSSEAAKSSEAAKSSEAAKSSEAAKSSEAAKSSEAAKPSEAAKPVEVARTVEPPRRPSQVVREPRDAVVARVAVGAVDDDDDDRGRVLPLHAAARKRVVAPEPRRITSRTAALELGAKPKRASLGWAVVAGVGVAGAVWWFGAANDGATPELAASQTTIAEKPAVDPAPAPVEPTPASTHVDDDDATPPTERGGTAPTVPIESKPPVAVPRDADPRTAPPGTPPEIAATFARLPVSPADLPPVGGVGATGIHVDRIEMGAGYDKTGCKDVAREFSVSKLEEINVCLRVVHPREEEMMSIVWQKKDGSTARRGKIAVVSLHAYRTRAYLRLRAEYVGEWVVRIMSADGVELAEHAFSIVP; translated from the coding sequence ATGAGGCATGGCTCGAATGAGCCACCCCACCGTCCAGCTGCGGACGGCAAAGCGAGCTTCGATGCGGCGTGGGGTGACCTGCTCGGGCAGTCCGAAACGGCCGAGCCGGGGGGCGAGACGAAGACCTGGGACGACCGCGCGCGCGCGGCCGCGGTGCCGCGCGTGGTGAGCGGCGATGCCGTGGTGGCGCGCGACGTCAGCGAGATCTCGGGGCCCCGCGTGGCCGAGAGTTCATCGACCGATCTCCCGACCGCGACCCTCGACGACGAGGGTGCCGAGCCCGACGTCGCGGTGGCGCCCGAGCGCGAGGACGATCGGCAGATGGACGCGATGATGTCGGGATCGTGGGCGATGGCGACCCGCGACGTTGCGGTGGCGATGATGCCGCCCGCACCGGCGCAACGCGACCTACGGGAGTCCGAGGCGGAGATGGCTGCGCTGATGGGCGCGGAGCTCGAGGCGCGCGAGCGGGCCGCGGCGGCACGCGCCGCAGCGGACGCGAGCGAGGCGGCGAAGTCGAGCGAGGCGGCGAAGTCGAGCGAGGCGGCGAAGTCGAGCGAGGCGGCGAAGTCGAGCGAGGCGGCGAAGTCGAGCGAGGCGGCGAAGTCGAGCGAGGCGGCGAAGCCGAGCGAGGCGGCGAAGCCCGTCGAGGTCGCCAGGACGGTCGAACCTCCGCGGCGCCCCTCGCAGGTCGTCCGTGAGCCGCGCGACGCGGTGGTGGCCCGCGTTGCGGTGGGCGCGGTCGACGACGATGACGATGATCGCGGACGCGTGCTGCCGTTGCACGCGGCGGCGCGCAAGCGCGTCGTGGCACCCGAGCCGCGGCGCATCACCTCGCGCACCGCTGCGCTCGAGCTGGGCGCCAAGCCCAAGCGGGCCTCGCTGGGTTGGGCGGTCGTCGCGGGCGTCGGTGTGGCCGGGGCAGTGTGGTGGTTCGGCGCGGCGAACGATGGCGCGACGCCCGAGCTCGCCGCCTCGCAAACGACGATCGCCGAGAAGCCGGCCGTGGATCCCGCGCCCGCGCCGGTGGAGCCGACCCCGGCCTCGACCCACGTCGACGACGACGATGCCACGCCGCCGACCGAACGCGGCGGTACCGCGCCCACGGTGCCGATCGAGTCGAAGCCGCCGGTCGCAGTGCCGCGCGACGCCGATCCCCGCACGGCGCCACCGGGCACGCCGCCCGAGATCGCTGCGACCTTCGCCCGCCTGCCCGTGAGCCCCGCCGACCTCCCGCCGGTCGGGGGTGTCGGCGCGACCGGCATCCACGTCGATCGCATCGAGATGGGCGCGGGCTACGACAAGACCGGCTGCAAGGACGTCGCCCGCGAGTTCTCCGTCTCGAAGCTCGAGGAGATCAACGTGTGCCTGCGTGTCGTGCATCCCCGCGAGGAGGAGATGATGTCGATCGTGTGGCAGAAGAAGGACGGCAGCACGGCGCGCCGCGGCAAGATCGCGGTGGTGTCATTGCATGCCTACCGCACGCGCGCGTACCTGCGGCTGCGCGCCGAGTACGTCGGCGAGTGGGTGGTGCGCATCATGTCTGCCGATGGTGTGGAGCTCGCCGAGCATGCGTTCTCGATCGTTCCGTGA